ATAGATTTGTACTGTAAATTTGGAAGAATAAGAGAAGGAAAGGCACTTTTCGATTTAATGCCAACCAAAGATCTTGTATGTTGGAGCTCAATGATCAACGGCTATGGGATAAATGGCTGTGGAAATGAGGCTCTGGAGACTTTCTCAAAAATGTTGAATTTTGGAATAAAACCCAATGAGGTCGTATTTATTTCTCTTCTATCTGCTTGCAGTCATTGTGGTCTACAGAATGAAGGCTGGAACTGGTTTTATGCAATGGAAAATATACATGGTATTACTCCAAAACTTGCGCACTATGCTTGCATGGTGGATTTGCTGAGCCGTCAAGGACACGTAGAAGAAGCTTTAGAATTTGTAAAAGGTATGCGTATTCAGCCGGATAAAAGAATCTGGGGGGCACTTCTTGCTGGATGTAGATCAACGTGTAGTTCTGTTGAGATGGCAGAATTTGTTGTTGAACAGCTTCTTGCCTTTGGACCCAGAAAATACCAGCTGTTACGTGGTTTTGTCAAACTTGTATGCAGAGCAGGGTAGATGGGCGGACATGGAGAGGCTGCGGGAATTGGTGGACAAGAAAGGGTCAAGGAAGGAAGCAGGATATAGCATGCTTGAAGCCAATTTATAACGTGTACTATCAAAGAAATCAACTGCAATAGATTATTTTTCTTGACAGATTTCATGTTATTTGTTTCAACTTTTTGGAAAGCGCCTAAACGTTTTGTAGAATTTATTCTCACTCAACGATCTTCCTTTTGGTTTTTCAGATATCCTCTTTTTATGTTAATTATACTCTTGTTGAACAGTTATGGTGGGGTTCGTATGTAGAATACAACACATCCTGCGCCTGAAAAATAGTCATTAAATTTTCAACTACACGAAATATTCTATCCCTTCTGAGCTTCTGTGCTCATGATGTTTCCTTGACGGATATAAATACCGGAATTAGAAGAGTTCACCGTCTTTCTTAAAAGAATAGACGAACTCTTCTTTTCAATTTGTTTAGGAATTACGAAATGACTCTCTACTTTAAGCTGGAAATTATACATGGCTTACATGGATTGAGTCTAGCTGTTTCATCACTCTCATGACATGCGCCAAGTAGGCAAGTACTTTAAATTTTGTGAAGTAAGTTACAACTTGTATATTTAGTGTGTGCGCAGTTATAATTTGGCAGGGGATTAATTACTCATCTAGGCTGttactattttttcttaaatactacCGCATAGAATTAACTTTTCAAACCCTCATTGTCTTTACTTTCTTCATTCCCTCACATCTCCATAGATCTTCTCCAATGAAAGAAGGAACCCTTGAAGTTGTAGTTGTTAGTGCTGCAGGCATAAGACACACCAATGTCATCGGTGCTCCCCTCCCCCTCAGCTTACATTGATTGGTGCAACGTTATACAAATCAAACCTTCTATGTTTCTGCCTTTGGAAtgttattgtttatgttttggGTAATTGTGGCTTATTGGTTGCTTGAATTCAACCTTTTTTGTTTCACAGGAAGGCCAGCCTACTATGTCATCATTCAATGCGGAACTCAAGTGAAAAGAACCAAAACTTCAAAACGTTTGGTCCTCGCCAATCTTTTTACTTCTATCATGATATGTTGTGATTGTCCTAGTCATGGAATTCATTGCTGCAGGCAAACACAAAGAAATTTGCTGGAATGAAAAATTCACATTCCATTTTGCATCTTCAGAGTGGAAAAACTTGACCCACGTTAAATTTAGAATAATGGACAAGGAGTATTTCAGTGCTGGCGGCTTTGTTGGAGAGACAATGTGAGCAGTTCTAACTTGCaccatcttttttcttctaCATTTTGCTTTATTTGACATTCGAATTGATTCCTCATCCAGTGTGAGATTGgagcttgtgattgttgttgttgcagtTGGCATTCTAATTGATtaaactcttttttttctcctttcttatTTGAGAATGATCACCCTTGATTGCCTTTTTCTGTCATCATTGAACTTCCTTTTTAGTTTGTACTAAAAAATCTTATGAAGGAATATTAGTCATAACTTTGACATTAGCATCCTGACCTATGGAATTTAGTCATTTTTTAGAGAGAGATTTCACGAGATATGTGCAACGACGACTGTTTAGTAGGTAAATTGACTATACATATCTTGAACTTTGGCTATTTGGCTGAGACACCTCCTGAACTTTAAAATTGGCCTAATTAGTCCCGActtttttccaaaattagccACAATACCCCCTCCATTACTAACAACATTACATAATTGACCATATACCCCCTAAACTTTGGGTCTTTGACTTGGATGCCCCCTGAACTTTTATTCTTTGCCAAATCAGTCTTGGCCTTTTCGGGAAAGTTCAAAGACTGatttgatgaaaataaaatttcaggGGATGCTAGGCCAAAGACCCAAAGTTAAGCGAGTGTAACTTAATGTCGTTAGTATCGAAGGAGATGTCGTGgctaacttttgaaaaatttatggaCTAATTAggtcaattttaaaattcaggGGGGGTATCGAGTCAAATAACCACAACTTAGAAGGTGTATGGTAAATTTCCCCTGTTTAAGCTTGCAGCCGTCTACATAATGAGATTTTCTGAGATGATGTGAACATTGTGACTATTAAGCTTTTAGAGCTATGTTGAAGCATTTGATAAAATAATGCAAATAGTGGATCTAAATATCCAGGGTATGTTTAGTTGTAGAGAATATTTCCTAATTTTACAACTATACAGTcctaataatttatatttcaaaaactaaTAGCATTCATTTcctgaaaattagaaaatatctttttgatGTGTTTCCAATTTATTGTAATAAgtcaaaaaattagaaaattgagttttgtgTTCTCTAATTAGAGTTGTTAGTTGATCCAATAGAACATTGgagttagaaaattaaaaaatgttctCTACAATTGAACAAGCTGCTTATATCTATCATctttccttgtttttttttttttttttggggggggggggggggggggggtgttgttcGAAATCCTATTGCATTCTCCAAATTATTCTGGGAAAACTATGTAATCAttgttgttttgttatttttaatatatcatCTTTCTGCAATGCAGACTATATGTCCAGGGGATGATCACAGAAGCAAATGACAAGGATTTTCTGGAAATAAGACCAACACGCTACAATGTAGTGCTTGAAGACGACACCTACAAAGGAGAGATAAGGATAGGGCTGAAATTCATACCTAATGTGAGAATGGAGCTTACCAATAATATCTCTTGCAAATTATCCTTGCAAAATTTTCCCGGAAAATGCCATTAGAATTCTGTTTGCCTTAGGACTTGGATAACTACATAATTTTCTTTCTGATACCAATATTTTCTGGGAGTTTTTAGATCAATGAGAACATAAACAACCATCATTCTTTGCTGCAGAAAGAAGCTTATACAGAGAGAACAACAGTTGTGGATGAGGAGCAGGGAATAGGACTCCCAATTTGCAGAGCTATCATGAATTTCTGGAGAAGCCCATGGTGGACGACCTGGAGGTTCCTCTTTCCATGTGATAAGCAAAAGCAGGTTTAGGAGGCAATTGATGTGTgatatttatagatatatatacttCACTAATGGCTGTCCATTGCTTTTCTAAGGGTTTGCATTATGTGCTAATAAGTATGCTTGTGATGGTGTATGTAATTTCTTACAAAGAAAGGAAGTGCTTGAACTTTTCCGAGAAGTTGAGAACATCCatgatttttgaatttattttttggtctgtttatt
This window of the Diospyros lotus cultivar Yz01 chromosome 5, ASM1463336v1, whole genome shotgun sequence genome carries:
- the LOC127801293 gene encoding elicitor-responsive protein 3 — its product is MKEGTLEVVVVSAAGIRHTNVIGRPAYYVIIQCGTQVKRTKTSKRKHKEICWNEKFTFHFASSEWKNLTHVKFRIMDKEYFSAGGFVGETILYVQGMITEANDKDFLEIRPTRYNVVLEDDTYKGEIRIGLKFIPNKEAYTERTTVVDEEQGIGLPICRAIMNFWRSPWWTTWRFLFPCDKQKQV